A single window of Peptococcaceae bacterium 1198_IL3148 DNA harbors:
- the cas6 gene encoding CRISPR-associated endoribonuclease Cas6, with amino-acid sequence MLLSLVIILKVEKETLVPPSMGQVLHAFFLDSVRQVNPALSEELHQSSGIKPFTVSPLNGKVTYQDNRWRLYPGETYWFRVTSIESKLSQWLLEVWSASLLEEIKLAGAEFKLVSVTSSAEQHPWAGLTTYEEIYNRCVGNTEVSFKIGMDFSSPTTFRDHGSNYPLPDPIKVFNNLLKKWDAYSPVSLGGNFIEFIEANVYPSMFRLQTKIMHFDRYKQVGFTGSCQFAIRSQQDAIFISVMHMLSQYAFYAGVGYKTTMGMGQVKPKGRI; translated from the coding sequence TTGCTATTAAGCCTGGTAATAATACTCAAAGTAGAAAAAGAAACACTGGTACCCCCTTCCATGGGGCAGGTGTTGCATGCCTTTTTTCTGGATAGCGTTCGGCAAGTAAATCCTGCCCTATCGGAAGAACTGCACCAGTCCTCTGGTATTAAACCATTTACGGTATCACCTTTAAACGGTAAAGTTACCTATCAAGATAACCGCTGGCGCCTTTATCCGGGGGAAACGTATTGGTTTAGGGTAACCAGCATAGAATCGAAATTATCACAATGGTTGTTGGAGGTATGGTCGGCATCACTACTGGAAGAAATAAAGTTGGCAGGTGCTGAATTTAAATTAGTCAGTGTGACAAGTAGTGCAGAGCAACATCCTTGGGCAGGCTTGACTACTTATGAAGAAATTTACAATCGGTGTGTTGGTAATACCGAAGTTTCTTTTAAAATTGGTATGGATTTTAGTTCACCCACAACCTTTCGGGACCATGGTAGCAATTATCCGCTGCCTGATCCCATTAAGGTATTTAACAACCTGCTAAAGAAATGGGACGCATATTCTCCTGTGTCTTTAGGGGGAAACTTTATTGAATTTATTGAAGCAAATGTTTACCCCAGCATGTTCCGTCTGCAAACAAAAATTATGCATTTTGATAGATATAAGCAAGTTGGCTTTACTGGCAGTTGTCAATTCGCAATCCGTAGCCAGCAGGATGCAATCTTTATCAGCGTAATGCATATGCTGTCTCAATATGCCTTTTACGCCGGAGTGGGTTATAAAACCACCATGGGTATGGGACAGGTAAAGCCAAAAGGAAGAATATAA